The following proteins are encoded in a genomic region of Pectinophora gossypiella chromosome 6, ilPecGoss1.1, whole genome shotgun sequence:
- the LOC126367397 gene encoding piggyBac transposable element-derived protein 3-like encodes MFFRPRYMKPLRLIEIIEELECIDDNDQLPSGVAILPPENANADVTDEDSGGEEVVTWHNLLGSQLKAQADLIYSDDESFDIEHELPLSTIAKRRCTGIVSIDEAADPPEQTISNVTAPTECDTPLIAVTVPRNQKYQ; translated from the exons ATGTTTTTCAGGCCGCGCTATATGAAACCGTTGAGATTGATTGAAATTATCGAAGAGCTGGAGTGTATTGACGATAACGATCAATTACCAAGTGGCGTAGCTATTTTACCACCTGAAAATGCGAACGCTGATGTAACTGATGAGGATTCTGGAGGCGAAGAAGTTGTAACTTGGCATAATCTTCTAG GTTCTCAGCTGAAAGCTCAAGCGGACCTGATCTATTCAGACGACGAATCTTTTGACATTGAACATGAATTGCCTTTGTCTACGATAGCCAAAAGAAGATGTACAGGCATTGTATCTATTGATGAAGCTGCGGATCCCCCGGAACAGACTATATCAAATGTCACTGCACCTACCGAATGTGATACACCTCTTATAGCCGTGACAGTGCCACGTAATCAAAAATATCAGTGA